Part of the Pseudomonas sp. Leaf58 genome is shown below.
ACTGGCCTACACCACCCCGTTCGAACTGCTGGTCGCCGTGACCCTGTCTGCGCAGGCCACCGACGTCGGCGTCAACAAGGCCACCGCCCGCCTGTTCCCCGTTGCCAACACCCCCGAGGCTATCTATGCCCTAGGCGTCGAAGGCCTGAGCGAATACATCAAGACCATTGGCCTGTACAACAGCAAGGCCAAGAATGTCATCGAAGCCTGTCGGCTGCTGATCGAACGCCACGCCAGCCAAGTGCCACAAACCCGCGAAGCCCTTGAGGCACTGCCAGGCGTTGGCCGCAAGACTGCCAACGTGGTGCTCAACACTGCGTTCCGTCAACCGA
Proteins encoded:
- the nth gene encoding endonuclease III translates to MNAAKRLEIFRRLHEDNPDPKTELAYTTPFELLVAVTLSAQATDVGVNKATARLFPVANTPEAIYALGVEGLSEYIKTIGLYNSKAKNVIEACRLLIERHASQVPQTREALEALPGVGRKTANVVLNTAFRQPTMAVDTHIFRVSNRTGIAPGKTVLEVEKKLIKFVPKDYLLDAHHWLILHGRYVCQARKPRCGSCRIEDLCEYKHKTSDD